A genomic segment from Pseudomonas sp. S09G 359 encodes:
- a CDS encoding MFS transporter, which produces MAGFAAATRKSRYHSRLFAYLAMDTMTENDYLTAWGLYAFAALGCLLVWWRMTRWIWRWLREPLQLLMAVLLFSPTIVDPVKTQFAPAVAITALDLVLKVGNNAWRAISDLVMYAMIAFGVYLVIVLIRWPIERAANARRERKAAVDAALAAEPAEDDEPFRRPAPVSGMRVEPRL; this is translated from the coding sequence GTGGCAGGCTTTGCAGCCGCGACACGCAAAAGCCGTTATCATAGCCGCCTGTTTGCCTACCTTGCCATGGACACCATGACCGAGAACGACTATCTGACCGCTTGGGGCCTTTACGCCTTCGCCGCTTTGGGCTGCCTGTTGGTGTGGTGGCGCATGACCCGCTGGATCTGGCGCTGGCTGCGCGAGCCGCTGCAATTGCTGATGGCCGTGCTGCTGTTCAGCCCGACCATCGTCGACCCGGTCAAGACCCAGTTCGCGCCGGCCGTGGCCATCACTGCGCTGGACCTGGTGCTCAAGGTCGGCAATAACGCCTGGCGGGCCATTTCCGATCTGGTCATGTACGCGATGATCGCGTTTGGCGTGTACCTCGTCATTGTGTTGATCCGCTGGCCCATCGAGCGCGCCGCCAACGCCCGCCGTGAGCGCAAGGCAGCGGTCGATGCCGCCCTGGCCGCCGAGCCTGCTGAAGATGATGAGCCCTTCCGCCGTCCGGCGCCGGTCAGCGGCATGCGCGTAGAACCGCGCCTTTAA
- a CDS encoding class II glutamine amidotransferase: MCELLGMSANVPTDIVFSFTGLMQRGGRTGPHRDGWGIAFYEGRGLRLFQDPAASSESEVALLVQRYPIKSEVVIGHIRQANVGKVSLANTHPFVRELWGRNWCFAHNGQLADFNPRATFYRPVGDTDSEAAFCDLLNRVREAFPEPVDIERMLPDLIAACAEYRSKGVFNCLLSDGDWLFCFCSTKLAQITRRAPFGPARLKDVDVIVDFQAETTPNDVVTVIATEPLTDNENWTRYEPGQWSLWRRGECVSQGVTE, encoded by the coding sequence ATGTGTGAATTATTGGGCATGAGTGCCAACGTCCCCACCGATATCGTGTTCAGCTTTACCGGGCTGATGCAGCGCGGTGGGCGCACCGGCCCCCACCGTGACGGTTGGGGCATCGCCTTCTACGAAGGCCGCGGCCTGCGCCTGTTCCAGGACCCGGCCGCGAGCAGCGAGTCCGAAGTCGCGCTGCTGGTTCAGCGTTACCCGATCAAAAGCGAAGTGGTGATCGGTCATATCCGCCAGGCCAATGTGGGCAAGGTGAGCCTGGCCAATACCCACCCGTTCGTGCGTGAACTGTGGGGCCGCAACTGGTGCTTTGCGCACAACGGCCAACTGGCGGACTTCAACCCACGCGCCACGTTCTACCGCCCGGTCGGCGATACCGACAGCGAAGCGGCCTTCTGCGACCTGCTCAACCGCGTGCGCGAAGCCTTCCCGGAGCCGGTGGACATCGAACGGATGCTGCCGGACCTGATCGCCGCCTGCGCCGAATACCGCAGCAAAGGTGTGTTCAACTGCCTGCTCAGTGATGGCGACTGGCTGTTTTGCTTCTGCTCGACCAAATTGGCGCAGATTACCCGGCGTGCACCGTTTGGCCCTGCGCGGCTCAAAGATGTCGACGTGATCGTCGATTTTCAGGCCGAAACCACCCCCAACGATGTGGTGACGGTGATCGCCACCGAACCGTTGACCGACAACGAAAACTGGACCCGCTACGAACCGGGCCAATGGAGCCTGTGGCGACGCGGTGAATGCGTCAGCCAGGGCGTTACCGAGTAA
- a CDS encoding DUF2937 family protein, producing MLLSYLRLVLFAIGLLVGVQVPGFISDYAKRVEAHLIEAQTGLRGFESTAQQFFNGDLQALVAHYRASDDPVFQSDANSLGAMLDRQVALDKQFQAMQGPWYIRALQVAVAADPDIRLETWNGYSYQILLTPEAMGWGLGGAMLLSFGLECLFRLIDWVVLGGKRLRQSRPIEERDLKGL from the coding sequence ATGTTGCTCAGTTATCTGCGGTTGGTGCTGTTTGCCATTGGCTTGTTGGTCGGTGTGCAAGTGCCGGGGTTTATCAGTGATTACGCCAAGCGTGTCGAAGCCCACCTGATCGAGGCCCAGACCGGCCTGCGTGGGTTTGAATCCACCGCGCAGCAGTTTTTCAACGGGGATTTGCAGGCGCTGGTGGCGCACTACCGCGCCAGTGATGACCCGGTGTTCCAGAGCGACGCCAACAGCCTGGGCGCCATGCTTGATCGCCAGGTGGCACTGGATAAACAGTTCCAAGCCATGCAAGGCCCTTGGTATATCCGCGCCCTGCAAGTGGCGGTGGCGGCTGACCCGGATATTCGCCTGGAAACCTGGAATGGCTATAGCTACCAGATCCTGCTGACGCCCGAGGCCATGGGCTGGGGGTTGGGCGGGGCGATGCTGCTGTCGTTCGGCCTGGAGTGCCTGTTCCGCCTGATCGACTGGGTGGTGTTGGGCGGCAAGCGCCTGCGCCAGAGCCGGCCGATCGAAGAGCGGGATTTGAAAGGGCTATAA
- a CDS encoding LysR family transcriptional regulator → MNLKFLETFVWVAKLKSFRLTAEKLFTTQASISSRIAVLESELGVKLFLRDSRGVSLTPEGLKVLDYAEQMMVTMQGLKQSLETTSSKVGRIRIGAMDTVIHTWLSPLVAELMDHFPLVEIELVADTALNLSDQLQKGFLDLILQTDLLRLETVRSLELASHPMAWIVASHSIYNRDYASLAELAQERIITYSKNSHPHQDVLSLMQANGVAAPRMNCVNSVSAITRLLRDGFGIGALPPVLVSEELARGELVMLPMAQKLPNLQVVVSWRVGVELVEEIVGLCQKVVARYAEEVGEERMVLSN, encoded by the coding sequence ATGAATTTGAAGTTCCTCGAAACCTTCGTCTGGGTGGCCAAGCTCAAGAGCTTTCGCCTGACCGCCGAGAAGCTGTTCACCACCCAGGCCTCGATCTCCAGCCGCATCGCGGTGCTTGAAAGCGAGTTGGGGGTGAAGCTGTTTCTGCGTGATTCACGGGGTGTGAGCCTGACCCCGGAAGGCCTCAAGGTGCTCGATTATGCCGAGCAGATGATGGTGACCATGCAGGGCTTGAAGCAGTCCCTGGAGACCACCAGCAGCAAGGTCGGGCGCATTCGGATCGGCGCCATGGACACGGTGATCCACACCTGGCTGAGCCCGTTGGTGGCCGAGTTGATGGACCATTTCCCGTTGGTAGAAATCGAATTAGTCGCCGATACCGCACTGAACCTCAGCGATCAGCTGCAAAAAGGCTTCCTCGACCTGATCCTGCAAACCGACCTGCTGCGCCTCGAAACCGTGCGCAGCCTGGAACTGGCCAGCCACCCGATGGCCTGGATCGTCGCCAGCCACTCGATCTATAACCGCGACTACGCGTCTCTCGCCGAACTGGCCCAGGAGCGCATCATCACCTATTCGAAAAACTCCCACCCGCATCAGGATGTATTGAGCCTGATGCAGGCCAACGGCGTGGCCGCGCCGCGGATGAACTGCGTGAATTCGGTGTCGGCGATCACCCGTTTGCTGCGCGATGGCTTTGGTATCGGCGCGCTGCCTCCGGTGCTGGTCAGCGAAGAGTTGGCGCGCGGTGAATTGGTGATGCTGCCGATGGCGCAGAAACTGCCGAATTTGCAGGTGGTGGTGTCGTGGCGTGTGGGGGTGGAATTGGTGGAGGAGATCGTCGGGCTGTGCCAGAAGGTGGTGGCGCGGTATGCAGAGGAAGTCGGTGAAGAGCGGATGGTGCTGAGCAACTGA
- a CDS encoding 5-oxoprolinase subunit PxpA has product MSRLLLNCDIGESFGNWTMGLDAEVMPFIDCANVACGFHAGDPSIMRKTVSLALKHGVQVGAHPAYQDLQGFGRRSMAYTPQEIQDLLHYQIGALDGICRAQGGRVSYVKPHGAMYNDMMANPTQLRAVIQAIAAYGDLPLMLLATRDNGAAQALGDEYGVTLWFEAFADRAYDNKGHLVSRQLPGAVHHDADTIVQQALTISRGEPLTASDGSALVLQANTLCVHGDNASSVAAVQRIREALKPA; this is encoded by the coding sequence GTGAGCCGCCTTTTACTGAATTGCGATATCGGCGAAAGCTTTGGCAACTGGACCATGGGTCTGGACGCCGAGGTCATGCCGTTCATTGATTGCGCCAACGTGGCCTGCGGCTTTCATGCCGGCGACCCGAGCATCATGCGCAAGACCGTCAGCCTGGCGCTCAAGCACGGCGTGCAAGTGGGTGCGCACCCGGCGTACCAGGACCTGCAAGGCTTCGGCCGCCGTTCCATGGCCTACACGCCGCAGGAAATCCAGGACCTGCTGCACTATCAGATCGGCGCCCTCGACGGCATCTGCCGTGCCCAAGGTGGGCGGGTCAGTTACGTGAAACCCCACGGTGCGATGTACAACGACATGATGGCCAACCCGACGCAACTGCGTGCGGTGATCCAGGCCATCGCCGCCTATGGCGACCTGCCGCTGATGCTGCTGGCCACCCGCGACAACGGCGCGGCCCAGGCGTTGGGCGACGAATACGGCGTGACCCTGTGGTTCGAAGCCTTCGCCGACCGTGCCTATGACAACAAGGGTCACCTGGTTTCGCGCCAGTTGCCCGGCGCCGTGCACCACGACGCCGATACCATCGTGCAGCAGGCCCTGACCATTTCCCGCGGCGAGCCGCTGACCGCCAGCGACGGCAGCGCGCTGGTGTTGCAGGCCAATACCCTGTGCGTGCATGGCGACAACGCCAGCTCGGTTGCTGCCGTGCAGCGCATCCGCGAGGCATTGAAGCCAGCATGA
- the pxpB gene encoding 5-oxoprolinase subunit PxpB, whose product MKPRIEVVAIDCLMVRLFEVIAEANMPWMLAATQRLRSGFGAALVDLVPSYTTLMVHYDLTALSPAQARELIDQALSDLQPQRQGSGQCHVLPVWYDLSVGPELTVLAQRSGLAVSEVIRRHSAHEYQVFALGFAPGFAFMGLVDEILATPRLNTPRKRVAAGSVGIAERQTAAYPVVSPGGWNLIGRTPAKLFDRERDGYSLMQPGDTVRFEAVDHAEFIKLGGDDTPLEAQA is encoded by the coding sequence ATGAAGCCACGCATTGAAGTGGTGGCCATCGACTGCCTGATGGTGCGTCTGTTCGAGGTGATCGCCGAAGCCAACATGCCGTGGATGCTCGCCGCTACCCAGCGCCTGCGCAGCGGTTTTGGCGCGGCGCTGGTGGACCTGGTGCCGTCCTACACCACGCTGATGGTGCATTACGACCTCACCGCGCTCAGCCCGGCACAGGCACGGGAGCTGATCGACCAGGCCCTGAGCGACCTGCAACCCCAGCGCCAAGGCAGCGGCCAGTGCCATGTGTTGCCGGTGTGGTACGACCTGAGCGTCGGCCCCGAGCTGACCGTGCTGGCCCAGCGCAGTGGCCTGGCCGTCAGCGAAGTGATCCGCCGCCACAGCGCCCACGAATACCAGGTGTTCGCCCTCGGCTTCGCCCCTGGCTTTGCCTTTATGGGGCTGGTGGATGAAATCCTCGCCACGCCACGCCTCAATACCCCGCGTAAACGCGTGGCGGCCGGTAGCGTGGGTATCGCCGAGCGGCAAACCGCCGCCTACCCGGTGGTCTCCCCCGGTGGCTGGAACCTGATCGGCCGCACCCCGGCAAAGCTGTTCGACCGCGAGCGCGACGGCTACAGCCTGATGCAACCGGGCGACACGGTGCGTTTTGAAGCGGTTGATCACGCCGAATTCATCAAACTGGGTGGCGATGACACGCCGTTGGAGGCGCAGGCATGA
- a CDS encoding biotin-dependent carboxyltransferase family protein, with translation MSHLLIEASTPLCLLQDAGRFGVRHLGVTQGGALDWVSMSWANWLLGNALDAPVVEITLGGFTIQAEDYCLLALAGADLGAYIDERAISPGRSFILQKGQRLRFTQPFTGARAYLAAPGGFDAPDVLGSCATVVREELGGVDGFGKALAEGGRLAYSGTGGAMKVLTTPTLPANAPLDVIVGAQIGQFSGQSLFDAFNSDWALDSRADRMGMRLLGTPLQYQGPSLISEGIPLGAIQVPPDGQPIVLLNDRQTIGGYPRLGALTPLALARLAQCLPGEKVRLAPVVQETAHRQHIEYLQRFTTGSHIGSPA, from the coding sequence ATGAGCCACTTGTTGATCGAGGCCAGCACGCCGCTGTGCCTGTTGCAGGACGCCGGCCGTTTTGGCGTACGACACCTGGGCGTAACCCAGGGCGGCGCACTGGATTGGGTGTCGATGTCCTGGGCCAACTGGCTGCTGGGCAATGCGCTCGATGCGCCGGTGGTGGAAATCACCTTGGGCGGCTTTACCATTCAGGCCGAAGACTACTGCCTGCTGGCCTTGGCCGGCGCGGACCTGGGTGCGTACATCGATGAGCGTGCGATTAGCCCGGGCCGCAGTTTTATCCTGCAAAAGGGCCAGCGGTTACGCTTTACCCAGCCGTTCACGGGCGCGCGGGCTTACCTGGCGGCACCCGGCGGGTTTGATGCGCCGGATGTGCTGGGCAGTTGCGCCACCGTTGTGCGTGAGGAGTTGGGCGGGGTGGATGGTTTCGGCAAGGCGCTGGCCGAAGGCGGGCGCTTGGCCTATTCCGGCACGGGCGGGGCGATGAAAGTGCTGACCACGCCGACGTTGCCTGCCAATGCCCCGCTGGATGTCATCGTCGGCGCACAGATCGGCCAGTTCAGCGGCCAGAGCCTGTTCGATGCCTTCAACAGCGACTGGGCCCTCGACAGCCGCGCCGACCGCATGGGCATGCGTCTGCTGGGCACGCCGTTGCAGTACCAGGGGCCGTCGTTGATCTCCGAAGGGATTCCGCTGGGAGCGATCCAGGTGCCGCCGGATGGGCAGCCGATTGTGTTGCTCAATGATCGGCAGACCATCGGCGGTTACCCGCGCCTGGGGGCGTTGACGCCGTTGGCGCTGGCGCGGCTGGCGCAGTGTCTGCCGGGAGAGAAGGTCAGGTTGGCGCCGGTGGTGCAGGAGACGGCGCATCGGCAGCATATCGAGTATTTGCAGCGGTTCACCACGGGCTCCCACATTGGATCTCCAGCATGA
- a CDS encoding VWA domain-containing protein produces MLLNLFNEMRAAKVPVSVRELLDLINALKQRVVFADMDEFYYLARAILVKDERHFDKFDRAFGAYFNGLEKLDDHLQALIPEEWLRKEFERSLSDEERAQIQSLGGLDKLIEEFKKRLEEQKERHAGGNKWIGTGGTSPFGSGGYNPEGIRVGDAGKRQGKAVKVWDQREYKNLDDQVELGTRNIKIALRRLRKFARQGAAEELDIDGTIDHTARDAGLLNIQMRPERRNTIKLLLLFDIGGSMDAHVKICEELFSACKTEFKHLEYFYFHNFVYESVWKNNARRTSERTSTQDLLHKYGADYKVIFIGDASMAPYEITQAGGSVEHWNEEPGYVWMQRFMAKYKKLIWINPYPKDTWGYTASTGIVRELVEDQMYPLTLRGLEEGMRFLSK; encoded by the coding sequence ATGCTGCTCAACCTGTTCAATGAAATGCGTGCCGCCAAGGTGCCGGTGTCGGTGCGCGAGCTGCTCGACCTGATCAACGCGCTCAAGCAGCGCGTGGTGTTCGCCGACATGGACGAGTTTTATTACTTGGCCCGGGCGATCCTCGTGAAGGACGAACGGCACTTCGACAAATTCGACCGCGCGTTCGGCGCCTACTTCAATGGCCTCGAAAAGCTCGACGACCACCTGCAGGCGCTGATCCCCGAAGAGTGGCTGCGCAAGGAGTTCGAACGCTCGCTGAGCGACGAGGAACGCGCGCAGATCCAGTCCCTCGGCGGCCTCGACAAGCTGATCGAAGAGTTCAAGAAACGCCTGGAAGAACAGAAGGAACGCCACGCCGGCGGCAACAAATGGATCGGCACCGGCGGCACCAGCCCGTTCGGTTCCGGCGGCTACAACCCGGAAGGCATCCGTGTCGGCGATGCTGGCAAACGCCAGGGCAAGGCCGTGAAGGTCTGGGACCAGCGCGAGTACAAGAACCTCGACGACCAGGTTGAACTGGGCACGCGCAATATCAAGATCGCCTTGCGCCGCCTGCGTAAATTCGCACGCCAGGGTGCGGCCGAGGAGCTGGATATCGATGGCACCATCGACCACACCGCCCGCGACGCCGGGTTGCTGAATATCCAGATGCGCCCGGAGCGGCGTAACACCATCAAGCTGCTGTTGCTGTTCGATATCGGCGGCTCGATGGACGCCCATGTGAAGATCTGCGAAGAACTGTTCTCCGCGTGCAAGACCGAGTTCAAGCATCTTGAATATTTCTACTTCCACAACTTCGTGTACGAATCGGTGTGGAAGAACAACGCACGCCGCACCTCGGAACGCACCTCGACCCAGGATTTGCTGCACAAGTATGGCGCCGACTACAAAGTGATCTTTATCGGCGATGCGTCGATGGCGCCGTATGAAATCACCCAGGCCGGCGGCAGTGTCGAGCATTGGAACGAGGAGCCGGGGTATGTGTGGATGCAGCGCTTCATGGCCAAGTACAAGAAGCTGATCTGGATTAACCCGTATCCGAAAGACACCTGGGGGTATACGGCATCGACGGGGATCGTGCGGGAGTTGGTGGAGGATCAGATGTATCCGCTGACGCTGCGCGGGCTTGAGGAAGGGATGCGCTTCCTGTCCAAATAA
- a CDS encoding MoxR family ATPase, translated as MKFEGTQAYVATDDLKLAVNAAITLERPLLVKGEPGTGKTMLAEQLAESFGAKLITWHIKSTTKAHQGLYEYDAVSRLRDSQLGVDKVHDVRNYLKKGKLWEAFESEERVILLIDEIDKADIEFPNDLLQELDKMEFYVYEIDETIKAKKRPIIIITSNNEKELPDAFLRRCFFHYIAFPDRTTLQKIVDVHYPDIKKDLVSEALDVFFDVRKVPGLKKKPSTSELVDWLKLLMADNIGEAVLRERDPTKAIPPLAGALVKNEQDVQLLERLAFMSRRGNR; from the coding sequence ATGAAGTTCGAAGGCACCCAGGCCTATGTGGCTACCGATGACCTGAAGCTGGCCGTCAACGCCGCCATCACCCTGGAGCGACCGTTGCTGGTCAAGGGCGAGCCCGGTACCGGCAAGACCATGCTCGCCGAGCAACTGGCCGAATCCTTCGGTGCCAAGCTGATCACCTGGCACATCAAGTCCACTACCAAGGCGCATCAGGGCCTTTATGAGTACGACGCGGTCAGCCGCCTGCGCGACTCGCAGCTGGGCGTGGACAAAGTGCACGACGTGCGCAATTACCTGAAGAAGGGCAAGCTCTGGGAAGCGTTCGAGTCTGAAGAGCGGGTGATCCTGCTGATCGATGAAATCGACAAGGCCGACATCGAGTTCCCCAACGACCTGCTGCAAGAACTCGACAAGATGGAGTTCTACGTCTACGAAATCGACGAGACCATCAAGGCCAAGAAACGCCCGATCATCATCATTACCTCCAACAACGAAAAAGAGCTGCCGGACGCGTTCCTGCGCCGCTGCTTCTTCCACTACATCGCCTTCCCCGACCGTACTACCCTGCAAAAGATCGTCGATGTGCACTATCCCGACATCAAGAAGGACCTGGTCAGCGAAGCGCTGGACGTGTTCTTCGACGTGCGCAAGGTACCGGGCCTGAAGAAAAAGCCGTCCACCTCCGAACTGGTCGACTGGCTCAAACTGCTGATGGCCGACAATATCGGCGAGGCCGTGCTGCGCGAGCGCGACCCCACCAAGGCCATCCCGCCCCTGGCCGGTGCCTTGGTAAAAAACGAGCAAGACGTGCAACTGCTGGAACGGCTGGCGTTCATGAGCCGTCGCGGTAACCGCTGA
- a CDS encoding DUF748 domain-containing protein: MKRRYSWPLWTVAGVLVLLVAISVALPYLVRNYLNDKLADMGDYRGQVTDVDLALWRGAYRINGLEIIKVDGKVPVPFVKAPLIDLAVSWHSLWYDHAVVAKVRFINPEVNFVDGGANKQASQTGKGTDWREQLSKLAPITLDEVRIEDGKIAFHNFNSKPPVNINATSVNASFYNLTNVVDVKGKRDARFEGKALLQGQAPLEATATFDPLSNFENFEFRFRAKDLQLKRMNDFASAYGKFDFKAGTGDVVIEAQAEKGQLTGYIKPLLRDVEVFDWQQDVENKDKNIFRSIWEAVVGASETVLKNQAKNQFATRVELSGSVHQQDVSAFSAFLAILRNGFIQAFNARYEQPKPSAD, translated from the coding sequence ATGAAACGTCGCTACAGCTGGCCACTATGGACCGTCGCCGGAGTGCTGGTATTGCTGGTTGCCATCAGTGTCGCCCTGCCCTACCTGGTGCGTAACTACCTCAACGACAAGCTCGCTGACATGGGCGACTACCGTGGCCAGGTCACCGACGTGGACTTGGCCCTTTGGCGCGGCGCGTACAGGATCAATGGCCTGGAGATCATCAAGGTCGACGGCAAGGTGCCCGTACCGTTCGTCAAGGCGCCGCTGATCGACCTGGCGGTGAGCTGGCATTCGCTGTGGTACGACCATGCGGTAGTGGCCAAGGTGCGCTTTATCAACCCCGAGGTGAACTTCGTCGACGGCGGCGCCAACAAGCAGGCGTCCCAGACCGGTAAAGGCACGGACTGGCGCGAGCAGTTGAGCAAACTGGCGCCCATCACCCTGGATGAGGTGCGCATCGAAGACGGCAAAATCGCCTTCCACAACTTCAACTCCAAGCCGCCGGTGAATATAAACGCCACCTCGGTGAATGCCAGCTTCTACAACCTGACCAACGTGGTCGACGTCAAAGGCAAGCGCGACGCACGCTTTGAAGGCAAGGCTCTGCTCCAGGGCCAGGCGCCGCTGGAAGCCACCGCCACCTTCGACCCGCTGAGCAATTTCGAAAACTTCGAATTCCGCTTCCGCGCCAAGGATCTGCAGCTCAAGCGCATGAACGACTTTGCCTCGGCCTACGGCAAGTTCGACTTCAAGGCCGGCACCGGCGACGTGGTGATTGAAGCCCAGGCCGAAAAAGGCCAGCTGACCGGCTATATCAAGCCCTTGCTGCGCGATGTAGAGGTGTTCGACTGGCAGCAGGACGTGGAAAACAAGGACAAGAATATCTTCCGTTCCATCTGGGAAGCCGTGGTCGGCGCCAGCGAGACGGTGCTGAAAAACCAGGCGAAGAATCAGTTCGCCACCCGCGTCGAACTGAGTGGCAGCGTGCATCAGCAAGATGTCAGCGCGTTCTCTGCGTTTTTGGCGATTTTGCGCAACGGCTTCATCCAAGCGTTCAATGCACGCTATGAACAGCCCAAGCCCTCGGCGGACTGA
- the cysK gene encoding cysteine synthase A — protein MSRIFADNAHSIGNTPLVQINRIAPRGVTILAKIEGRNPGYSVKCRIGANMIWDAESTGKLKPGMTIVEPTSGNTGIGLAFVAAARGYKLLLTMPASMSIERRKVLKALGAELVLTEPAKGMKGAIEKAAEIVASDPATYFMPAQFENPANPAIHEKTTGPEIWNDTDGAIDVLVAGVGTGGTITGVSRYIKNIAGKPILSVAVEPMVSPVITQALAGEEIKPSPHKIQGIGAGFVPKNLDLSMVDRVELVTDDESKAMALRLMQEEGILCGISCGAAMAVAVRLAEKPEMQGKTIVVILPDSGERYLSSMLFSDLFTEQENQA, from the coding sequence ATGAGCCGCATTTTTGCAGACAACGCGCACTCCATCGGTAATACGCCCCTGGTGCAGATCAACCGCATCGCCCCGCGTGGCGTGACCATCCTGGCCAAGATCGAAGGGCGTAACCCGGGCTACTCGGTGAAGTGCCGGATTGGCGCAAACATGATCTGGGACGCCGAAAGCACCGGCAAGCTCAAGCCGGGCATGACCATTGTCGAGCCGACGTCCGGCAACACCGGGATTGGCCTGGCGTTTGTCGCCGCCGCCCGTGGCTACAAGCTGCTGCTGACCATGCCTGCGTCCATGAGCATCGAGCGGCGCAAGGTGCTCAAGGCCCTCGGCGCCGAGCTGGTATTGACCGAGCCGGCCAAGGGCATGAAAGGCGCCATCGAAAAAGCCGCTGAAATTGTCGCCAGCGACCCGGCCACCTACTTTATGCCGGCCCAGTTCGAAAACCCGGCCAACCCGGCGATCCACGAAAAAACCACCGGCCCGGAAATCTGGAACGACACCGACGGTGCCATCGACGTGCTGGTGGCGGGCGTGGGTACCGGCGGCACCATCACCGGTGTGTCGCGCTACATCAAGAACATCGCGGGCAAGCCGATTCTATCGGTGGCCGTGGAGCCGATGGTGTCGCCGGTGATCACCCAGGCGCTGGCCGGTGAAGAGATCAAGCCCAGCCCGCACAAGATCCAGGGCATCGGCGCCGGTTTTGTGCCCAAGAACCTCGACCTGTCGATGGTCGACCGTGTTGAGTTGGTGACCGATGACGAATCCAAGGCCATGGCCCTGCGCCTGATGCAGGAAGAAGGCATCCTGTGCGGCATCTCCTGCGGCGCAGCGATGGCCGTGGCCGTGCGCCTGGCCGAGAAGCCGGAAATGCAAGGCAAGACCATCGTGGTGATCCTGCCCGACTCCGGTGAGCGCTACCTGTCGAGCATGCTGTTCAGCGATCTGTTTACCGAGCAGGAAAACCAGGCGTGA
- a CDS encoding aspartyl/asparaginyl beta-hydroxylase domain-containing protein, whose amino-acid sequence MTFSLAAKLSVLLLFIGSTLYVHLRGKARLPMLRQFVNHSALFAPYNALMYLFSAVPSKPYLDRSKFPELDVLKDNWEVIREEAMHLFDEGYIRAAEKNNDAGFGSFFKKGWKRFYLKWYDKPLPSAEALCPKTVALVSSIPNVKGAMFALLPGGSHLNPHRDPFAGSLRYHLGLSTPNSDDCRIFVDGQVYAWRDGEDVMFDETYVHWVKNETEQTRVILFCDIERPLSNRVMTRVNRWVSKQLGRATAPQNLDDERVGGINQAYAWSKTFSDKFSGQVKQWKRKHPKAYRIARPVLAVVVLVLLWKWLFG is encoded by the coding sequence ATGACCTTTTCGTTGGCCGCCAAGTTGTCGGTGTTGCTGTTGTTTATCGGCAGCACGCTGTATGTGCACCTGCGCGGCAAGGCCCGTTTGCCGATGTTGCGCCAGTTCGTCAACCATTCGGCGCTGTTCGCCCCGTATAACGCCTTGATGTACCTGTTTTCGGCAGTGCCGTCCAAACCGTACCTGGACCGCAGCAAGTTCCCGGAACTGGATGTACTCAAGGACAACTGGGAAGTGATCCGCGAAGAGGCCATGCACCTGTTCGACGAGGGTTACATCCGCGCCGCCGAAAAGAACAACGACGCCGGTTTCGGTTCGTTCTTCAAGAAGGGCTGGAAACGTTTCTACCTCAAGTGGTACGACAAACCCCTGCCATCGGCCGAGGCGCTGTGCCCGAAAACCGTGGCGCTGGTGAGCAGCATCCCTAACGTCAAGGGCGCGATGTTCGCGCTGTTGCCGGGCGGCAGCCACCTCAACCCGCACCGCGACCCGTTTGCCGGTTCGCTACGGTATCACCTGGGGTTGTCCACGCCGAATTCCGACGACTGCCGCATCTTCGTCGATGGCCAGGTCTACGCCTGGCGTGACGGTGAGGACGTAATGTTCGATGAAACCTACGTGCACTGGGTGAAGAACGAAACCGAGCAGACCCGCGTGATCCTGTTCTGCGACATCGAGCGCCCGCTGAGCAATCGCGTGATGACCCGCGTCAACCGCTGGGTCAGCAAGCAACTGGGCCGCGCGACCGCACCGCAGAACCTCGACGACGAACGCGTAGGCGGGATCAACCAGGCGTATGCCTGGAGCAAGACCTTCAGCGACAAGTTCAGCGGTCAGGTCAAGCAGTGGAAGCGCAAGCATCCGAAGGCGTACCGCATTGCGCGGCCGGTGTTGGCGGTGGTGGTGCTGGTGCTGCTGTGGAAGTGGCTGTTCGGCTGA